In one window of Hyla sarda isolate aHylSar1 chromosome 1 unlocalized genomic scaffold, aHylSar1.hap1 SUPER_1_unloc_13, whole genome shotgun sequence DNA:
- the LOC130297978 gene encoding gastrula zinc finger protein XlCGF71.1-like yields MRPNNCTRRSEENLISSDYKADDDITQDTYEEHSIIPDTPSALHSQDLSSHPYIQVLSSQSSQDVQQNKGHRRGAGHQRHCAGKKQYSCSVCGKCFTSKSSLVEHQRTHTGDKPFLCSECGKCFTFKSRLVRHQRIHTGEKPFVCSECGKYFTQKSHLSEHQKIHIGEKPFSCSECGKCFTQRSHLSEHQKIHIGEKPFSCSECEKCFTQRSHLSEHQKIHIGEKPFLCSECGKCLTSKSWLVQHQRTHTGEKPYSCAECGKCFTRKASLLIHQRTHTK; encoded by the exons ATGCGTCCta ATaattgtaccaggagatcagaggagaatcttatatcttcagattataaagcagatgatgatatcacacaagatacatatgaagaacattccattatcccagatacaccctcagcccttcacagccaagatctgtcatctcatccttatatacaggtcctgtcttctcagtcatcacaggatgttcagcaaaataaaggtcacagaaggggtgcTGGACATCAAAGACATTGTGCAGGGAAGAAGCAATATTCATGTTCagtatgtggaaaatgttttacttctaaatcaagtcttgttgaacatcagagaactcacacaggggataaaccatttttatgttcagaatgtggaaaatgttttacttttaaatcacggCTTGTtagacatcagagaattcacacaggagagaagccatttgtatgttcagaatgtggaaaatattttactcagaaatcacatctgtctgaacatcaaaaaattcatattggagagaagccattttcatgttcagaatgtggaaaatgttttactcagagatCACATCTGTCTGAACATCAAAAAATTCATattggagagaagccattttcatgttcagaatgtgaaaaatgttttactcagagatCACATCTGTCTGAACATCAAAAAATTCATattggagagaagccatttttatgctcagaatgtggaaaatgtttaacTTCCAAATCATGGCTTGTTCAACATCAGAGAacccacacaggagagaagccatattcatgtgcagaatgtggaaaatgttttactcgaaAAGCAAGTCTTCTTATACACCAAAGAACGCACACAAAGTAG